From Musa acuminata AAA Group cultivar baxijiao unplaced genomic scaffold, Cavendish_Baxijiao_AAA HiC_scaffold_750, whole genome shotgun sequence, the proteins below share one genomic window:
- the LOC135663714 gene encoding ATP synthase subunit alpha, chloroplastic, whose protein sequence is MVTLRADEISNIIRERIEQYSREIKIVNTGTVLQVGDGIARVHGLDEVMAGELVEFQEGTIGIALNLESNNVGVVLMGDGLMIQEGSSVKATGRIAQIPVSEGYLGRVINALAKPIDGRGEISASESRLIESPAPGIISRRSVYEPLQTGLIAIDSMIPIGRGQRELIIGDRQTGKTAVATDTILNQKGQNVICVYVAIGQKASSVAQVVTTFREKGAMEYTIVVAETADSPATLQYLAPYTGAALAEFFMYRGQHTLIIYDDLSKQAQAYRQMSLLLRRPPGREAYPGDVFYLHSRLLERAAKSNSSLGEGSMTALPIVETQSGDVSAYIPTNVISITDGQIFLSADLFNAGIRPAINVGISVSRVGSAAQIKAMKQVAGKSKLELAQFTELEAFAQFASDLDKATQNQLARGQRLRELLKQSQSDPLAVEEQIATIYTGANGYLDPLEIGQVKKFLSQLRSYLKNNKPKFQEIISSTKTFTEEVEFLLKEAIQEQIELFLLQEQT, encoded by the coding sequence atggtaacccttcgagccgacgaaattagtaatattattcgtgagcgtattgaacaatatagtagagaaataaagattgtgaataccggtaccgtacttcaagtaggcgacggaattgctcgtgttcatggtcttgatgaagtaatggcaggtgaattagtagagtttcaagagggtacaataggcattgctctgaatttggaatcaaataatgttggcgttgtattaatgggtgatggtttgatgatacaagagggaagttccgtaaaagcaacaggacgaattgctcagatacctgtgagtgagggttatttgggtcgtgttataaatgctctggctaaacctattgatgggagaggtgaaatttcagcttctgaatctcggttaattgaatctcctgccccaggtattatttctagacgttctgtatatgagcctcttcaaacggggcttattgccattgattcgatgatccctataggacgcggtcagcgagaattaattattggggacagacagaccggcaaaacagccgtagccacagatacgattctcaatcaaaaaggtcaaaatgtaatatgtgtttatgtagctattggtcaaaaagcatcttctgtggctcaggtagtgactactttccgggaaaagggggcgatggaatatactattgtggtagccgaaacggcggattcacctgctacattacaatacctcgctccttatacgggagcggctctggctgagttttttatgtatcgtggacaacatactttaataatttatgatgatctctccaaacaggcacaagcttatcgccaaatgtctcttctattaagaagacctcccggtcgtgaagcttatccaggagatgttttttatttgcattcacgacttttggaaagagccgctaaatcaaattctagtttaggtgaaggaagtatgaccgctttaccgatagttgagactcaatctggagacgtttcagcttatattcctactaatgtaatttccattacagatggacaaatattcttatctgccgatctattcaatgctggaatccgacctgctattaatgtgggtatttccgtttccagagtaggatccgcagctcaaattaaagccatgaaacaagtagccggcaaatcaaaattggaactagcgcaattcacagagttagaagcctttgcacaattcgcttctgatctcgataaagctactcagaatcaattggcaagaggtcaacgattacgcgagttgcttaaacaatcccaatcagaccctctcgcagtggaagaacagatagctactatttataccggagcgaatggatatcttgatccgctagaaattggacaggtaaagaaatttctcagtcagttacgtagctacttaaaaaacaataaacctaaatttcaagaaattatatcttctaccaagacattcaccgaggaagtagaatttcttttgaaggaagctattcaagaacagatcgaactgtttttacttcaggaacaaacataa